One genomic region from Thermoleptolyngbya sichuanensis A183 encodes:
- the psaC gene encoding photosystem I iron-sulfur center protein PsaC, with protein MSHSVKIYDTCIGCTQCVRACPLDVLEMVPWDGCKAGQIASSPRTEDCVGCKRCETACPTDFLSIRVYLGAETTRSMGLAY; from the coding sequence ATGTCGCATTCAGTCAAAATTTACGACACCTGCATCGGCTGCACCCAGTGCGTCCGCGCCTGCCCGTTAGACGTTCTGGAAATGGTGCCCTGGGACGGGTGCAAAGCCGGACAAATTGCCTCCTCGCCCCGCACCGAAGATTGCGTCGGCTGCAAGCGCTGCGAAACGGCTTGCCCCACCGACTTCCTGAGCATTCGGGTCTATCTGGGTGCCGAAACCACCCGCAGCATGGGGCTGGCGTACTAG
- a CDS encoding glucose-1-phosphate thymidylyltransferase: MKAIVLSGGKGTRLRPLTYTGAKQLVPVANKPILWYGLEAIAACGITEIGIIISPETGDEVKAKTGDGSQFGAQITYILQDQPAGLAHAVKIAQPFLGDAPFVMYLGDNLVEGCLDGLVDQFKTNTLDALTLLCEVPNPTAFGVAEVDKTGRILRLVEKPKVPPSNLALVGVYLFSPKIHEAIAQIQPSARGELEITDAIQKLIDLNHKVEAFKLRGWWLDTGKKDDLLEANRLILDNYLQSSIRGDVDERSQISGRVEIGEGAKIVNSTIRGPVSIGRHCHIENCFIGPYSSIADGVTLVETDLEHSVVLQQAKIVGIHQRIVDSVIGQRANLRVAPQRPKALRFMIGDDCQIDLA; the protein is encoded by the coding sequence ATGAAAGCCATCGTTCTCTCTGGCGGAAAAGGCACGCGCCTGCGTCCCCTGACCTACACTGGCGCAAAGCAACTGGTTCCCGTGGCAAACAAGCCGATTCTCTGGTACGGACTGGAGGCGATCGCCGCCTGCGGCATCACGGAAATCGGCATCATTATCAGCCCCGAAACGGGCGACGAGGTGAAAGCAAAAACGGGCGACGGCAGCCAGTTTGGTGCCCAGATTACCTACATCCTGCAAGACCAGCCTGCGGGTCTGGCCCATGCGGTCAAAATCGCCCAGCCATTTTTGGGCGACGCGCCGTTTGTCATGTACCTGGGCGACAACCTGGTAGAAGGCTGTCTGGACGGACTGGTGGATCAGTTTAAGACCAACACGCTGGACGCGCTGACGCTGCTGTGCGAAGTGCCAAATCCCACTGCCTTTGGCGTGGCCGAGGTGGATAAAACCGGGCGCATCCTGCGTTTGGTAGAAAAGCCCAAAGTGCCTCCGTCTAATCTGGCGCTGGTGGGGGTTTACCTGTTTTCGCCCAAGATTCACGAGGCGATCGCCCAGATCCAGCCCTCAGCCCGTGGTGAGTTGGAAATTACCGATGCTATCCAAAAGCTCATCGATTTGAATCACAAAGTCGAAGCCTTTAAGCTCCGGGGCTGGTGGCTCGACACTGGGAAAAAAGACGACCTGCTAGAAGCCAATCGGCTGATTCTGGACAACTACTTGCAGTCCAGCATTCGCGGCGATGTGGATGAGCGCAGTCAAATTTCTGGTCGTGTGGAAATCGGCGAAGGGGCCAAGATTGTGAACTCTACCATTCGCGGCCCTGTGTCCATTGGCAGGCATTGCCACATCGAAAACTGTTTCATCGGGCCCTACAGCAGCATTGCCGATGGCGTGACGCTGGTTGAGACCGATCTGGAACACAGTGTTGTCCTGCAACAGGCAAAAATCGTGGGCATTCACCAGCGCATTGTGGATAGCGTCATTGGTCAGCGGGCGAACCTGCGCGTTGCGCCCCAGCGGCCCAAAGCCCTGCGGTTTATGATTGGCGACGATTGCCAGATCGACCTGGCGTAG
- the mnmH gene encoding tRNA 2-selenouridine(34) synthase MnmH → MTQALALSDFLAAPGVLLDVRSPAEFAQGHIPGAISFPLFTDDERAQVGTCYKQQGRDAAVELGFALAGPKFAGFITQARSLAGNGPVRLHCWRGGMRSEAVAWVLGMGGLSVTTLVGGYKTFRRWALTVPAWTRPIWILGGMTGTGKTAVLHALAERGEQVLDLEAIAHHRGSSFGMLGQPPQPTNEQFENEIAVRWAGFDPTRPVWIEAESKRIGLCRVPEPLFRQMDRAAVLELVRPQAERLEILVRDYGGFSTDDLVAATERIRKRLGGLRTQEAIALLQARRLPEAFDLLLTYYDKTYTYDLTRRSVPRYPIEVAGLSAAECGDRLLAFARALPATVSEDPPALCDLALTPDG, encoded by the coding sequence ATGACCCAAGCGCTTGCTCTATCCGATTTTCTAGCTGCGCCCGGAGTGCTGCTCGATGTCCGCAGCCCGGCCGAGTTTGCCCAGGGACACATTCCCGGCGCAATCAGCTTTCCACTGTTTACCGACGACGAGCGGGCGCAGGTGGGAACCTGCTACAAACAGCAGGGGCGCGATGCTGCTGTGGAACTGGGTTTTGCTCTGGCAGGGCCAAAGTTTGCCGGGTTTATCACCCAGGCGCGATCGCTCGCTGGAAATGGCCCGGTGCGGCTGCACTGCTGGCGCGGCGGAATGCGGAGCGAAGCCGTGGCCTGGGTGCTGGGCATGGGGGGGCTGTCCGTGACGACGCTGGTGGGCGGCTACAAAACCTTTCGGCGGTGGGCGCTGACGGTTCCCGCATGGACGCGGCCAATCTGGATTCTGGGCGGCATGACGGGCACAGGCAAAACCGCCGTGCTGCACGCGCTGGCGGAACGCGGCGAACAAGTGCTAGATCTGGAAGCGATCGCCCACCACCGGGGCAGCAGCTTCGGCATGTTGGGCCAACCCCCCCAGCCCACCAATGAGCAGTTTGAAAACGAAATCGCTGTGCGCTGGGCGGGGTTTGACCCGACGCGGCCCGTGTGGATCGAAGCCGAAAGCAAGCGCATCGGACTCTGCCGCGTGCCGGAGCCGCTGTTTCGCCAGATGGATCGGGCGGCAGTGCTGGAGCTGGTGCGTCCCCAGGCGGAGCGGCTAGAAATTTTGGTCAGAGACTATGGCGGCTTTTCTACCGACGACTTGGTTGCCGCCACCGAGCGCATCCGCAAGCGCTTGGGCGGGCTGCGAACTCAGGAGGCGATCGCCCTCCTGCAAGCGCGGCGGCTCCCCGAAGCCTTCGACCTGCTGCTCACCTACTACGACAAAACCTACACCTACGACCTGACGCGCCGTTCCGTCCCCCGCTACCCCATTGAGGTGGCAGGGTTGTCTGCGGCCGAATGTGGCGATCGCCTCCTGGCCTTTGCTCGCGCCCTCCCCGCTACGGTTTCGGAGGACCCGCCCGCCCTTTGCGACCTTGCCCTGACTCCGGATGGTTGA
- a CDS encoding response regulator, giving the protein MDDVLIIDDMPDNLRVLSAILTKQGYKVRKALSGQSAIASIQASLPSIILLDVRMPEMDGYAVCQILKDNPRTSHIPVIFISALSDVMDKVKAFDAGGVDYITKPFQEAEVIARVETQMRLQKLQHQLIQCNEELLHSNRELEQFAYAVSHDLQQPLQTMMGFAKLLMMKHETHLDKTSVEYLAGILESGRRSQQLIQGLLSYAQLGHQERELNTTDCTVILDIVLENLETSIAEKNASITYENLPVVQANQVQLVQVFQNLIGNAIKFVTEGRSPQVLVTATQRETDWLFAIHDNGIGIEASHLKSIFEIFQRLHTAENYPGTGLGLAICRKIVELHRGRIWAESQPGVGSVFYFTLPV; this is encoded by the coding sequence ATGGATGATGTTTTAATTATCGACGATATGCCGGATAACCTGCGGGTGCTGTCGGCAATCCTGACAAAACAAGGATACAAAGTCCGCAAGGCGCTGAGTGGACAAAGCGCGATCGCCTCTATTCAAGCCAGCCTGCCTAGCATCATTTTGCTGGATGTGCGAATGCCAGAGATGGATGGCTATGCCGTTTGCCAGATCCTAAAAGACAATCCAAGAACTAGCCATATCCCAGTGATTTTTATTAGCGCACTGAGTGATGTCATGGATAAGGTAAAAGCGTTTGATGCAGGCGGTGTAGACTACATTACAAAACCCTTTCAAGAAGCAGAGGTAATAGCTCGCGTTGAAACGCAGATGCGCCTACAAAAACTCCAGCATCAGCTTATTCAGTGCAATGAGGAGTTGCTGCATTCCAACCGGGAGCTAGAGCAGTTTGCCTATGCGGTTTCTCACGATTTGCAGCAACCCCTGCAAACGATGATGGGCTTTGCCAAACTGCTGATGATGAAGCATGAGACTCATCTAGATAAAACGTCCGTCGAGTATCTGGCGGGAATTTTGGAATCTGGCAGGCGATCGCAGCAGTTGATCCAGGGCTTGCTGAGCTATGCCCAGTTGGGGCATCAGGAACGTGAGCTAAATACGACTGACTGTACAGTGATTTTAGACATCGTTCTGGAAAACCTGGAAACGAGCATTGCTGAAAAAAATGCCAGCATTACCTATGAGAATCTTCCAGTCGTTCAGGCAAACCAGGTGCAGCTTGTCCAGGTTTTTCAAAATTTGATTGGGAATGCCATTAAGTTTGTGACTGAAGGGCGATCGCCCCAGGTTTTGGTCACTGCAACCCAGCGCGAAACAGACTGGCTATTTGCAATACACGACAACGGCATTGGCATTGAAGCGTCCCATCTAAAGTCGATTTTTGAAATTTTTCAACGACTGCACACTGCTGAAAACTATCCCGGAACGGGGCTGGGGCTGGCTATTTGTCGAAAAATTGTAGAACTGCATCGCGGGCGAATTTGGGCCGAATCTCAGCCCGGAGTTGGTTCGGTCTTTTACTTTACGCTGCCCGTCTGA
- a CDS encoding RsmB/NOP family class I SAM-dependent RNA methyltransferase yields MEKPSNLLLKLSRQLFDDPLEQGRFVTALTQPQPFHPCILWCRPRPESLPFAIAPTVSWQPAPVDRLALGERPGAHPWHEAGYFYCLDFSSVFAISPIALLKAQAGRPPQTIIDLCASPGGKGIFAGTTLQPALLLSNETIGKRMGALVSNLRRCFTPAENTAPQRVAAVSLDSQVLAEAMPQAADLVIVDAPCTGQSLLAKGETAPGCFHPVSINKNANRQKRILANAARLVAPGGHLAYMTCAYSPAENEGVMDWFLERFPQFAPVSVPPLAALQSPLTELPCYRMFPQDGLGAGAFTVLLQNQEAGAAQEIGEAGWAEFWGQLRQRCGAISRPVWIRDRPDHSPLS; encoded by the coding sequence GTGGAAAAGCCCTCAAACCTTCTGCTCAAGCTCAGCCGCCAGTTGTTTGATGATCCGCTGGAGCAGGGGCGCTTTGTCACTGCGCTGACGCAGCCGCAGCCGTTTCACCCCTGCATTCTCTGGTGTCGCCCGCGGCCGGAGTCCTTGCCGTTTGCGATCGCCCCCACCGTGTCCTGGCAGCCTGCTCCGGTCGATCGACTGGCGCTGGGAGAGCGGCCGGGCGCTCATCCGTGGCACGAGGCAGGGTATTTCTACTGCCTGGATTTTTCGTCGGTGTTCGCCATTTCCCCCATCGCGCTGCTAAAGGCGCAGGCGGGCAGACCGCCCCAGACCATCATCGACCTCTGCGCTTCCCCCGGCGGCAAGGGCATCTTTGCAGGCACAACGCTGCAACCTGCGCTCTTGCTGAGCAACGAAACCATCGGCAAGCGCATGGGGGCGCTGGTGTCGAACCTGCGGCGATGTTTTACCCCCGCCGAAAACACTGCGCCGCAGCGGGTGGCCGCCGTCAGCCTAGATTCGCAGGTGCTAGCAGAGGCAATGCCCCAGGCGGCGGATCTGGTCATCGTGGATGCGCCCTGCACGGGGCAATCGCTCCTAGCCAAGGGCGAAACCGCACCGGGCTGCTTCCATCCGGTTTCCATCAACAAAAACGCCAATCGGCAAAAGCGGATTTTGGCCAACGCGGCGCGGCTGGTGGCTCCCGGCGGGCATCTCGCCTACATGACCTGCGCCTATTCCCCCGCCGAAAACGAAGGCGTGATGGACTGGTTTCTGGAACGGTTTCCCCAGTTTGCGCCTGTGTCCGTGCCCCCGCTGGCGGCGCTTCAGTCGCCCCTGACGGAATTGCCCTGCTACCGCATGTTTCCCCAGGATGGGCTGGGGGCAGGCGCGTTTACGGTGCTGCTGCAAAACCAGGAGGCGGGCGCGGCGCAGGAGATTGGGGAAGCGGGTTGGGCGGAATTTTGGGGGCAATTGCGCCAGCGTTGCGGAGCAATATCGCGCCCCGTCTGGATTCGAGACAGGCCTGACCATTCGCCGCTGAGTTAG
- the rfbB gene encoding dTDP-glucose 4,6-dehydratase codes for MTSTLRTPRRILITGGAGFIASNLVYHWAEQYPGDRLVVLDALTYAGNRKTLEPLEANPNFRFVQGNICDRPLIDALLREEAIDMVAHLAAESHVDRSILGPAAFVQTNVVGTFTLLEAFRQYWDGMGQPDHFRFLHVSTDEVYGSLNPEDPAFSETTPYAPNSPYSASKAGSDHLARAYFHTYGMPTLITNCSNNYGPFHFPEKLIPLMCINILMGRPLPVYGDGQNVRDWLYVGDHCRGLDTVIHQAKPGETYNIGGNNEVKNIDLVHKLCDLMAELAPSLPAEPRSLITFVKDRPGHDRRYAINATKIRTELGWEPAETLETGLRKTVQWYLDNAAWWQPLLSAEYQDYYQKVYAARLVQAG; via the coding sequence ATGACCTCCACCCTCCGCACCCCCCGCCGCATCTTAATCACTGGCGGCGCTGGCTTTATCGCGTCAAACTTGGTCTATCACTGGGCTGAGCAGTATCCGGGCGATCGCCTCGTTGTGTTGGACGCACTCACCTACGCAGGCAACCGCAAAACGCTGGAACCCCTGGAGGCAAATCCCAACTTCCGGTTTGTGCAGGGGAATATTTGCGATCGCCCGCTGATTGACGCGCTGCTGCGGGAAGAGGCGATCGACATGGTGGCCCATCTGGCGGCAGAATCCCACGTCGATCGCTCGATTCTCGGCCCGGCTGCGTTTGTGCAAACCAACGTCGTCGGAACGTTCACGCTGCTGGAAGCGTTTCGGCAGTATTGGGATGGTATGGGACAGCCCGACCACTTCCGATTTCTTCATGTTTCCACCGACGAGGTGTATGGCAGCCTGAACCCCGAAGACCCCGCCTTTAGCGAAACCACACCCTACGCGCCCAACAGCCCCTATTCCGCCTCCAAAGCAGGCAGCGACCACCTAGCGCGGGCCTACTTCCACACTTACGGGATGCCAACGCTGATTACCAATTGCTCCAACAACTACGGCCCGTTCCACTTCCCCGAAAAGCTGATTCCGCTGATGTGCATCAATATCCTGATGGGGCGACCGCTGCCCGTCTATGGCGATGGGCAAAACGTCCGCGACTGGCTGTATGTGGGCGACCACTGCCGGGGGCTGGATACGGTGATTCATCAGGCTAAACCAGGCGAAACCTACAACATCGGCGGCAACAATGAGGTAAAGAATATCGACTTGGTTCACAAACTCTGTGACCTGATGGCGGAACTGGCCCCTAGCCTGCCCGCCGAACCCCGTTCGCTGATTACCTTTGTGAAAGACCGTCCGGGGCACGACCGCCGCTATGCCATCAACGCCACCAAAATCAGAACCGAACTGGGCTGGGAGCCTGCCGAAACGCTGGAAACCGGCCTCCGCAAGACGGTGCAGTGGTACCTGGACAACGCCGCTTGGTGGCAACCGCTGCTCTCGGCTGAATATCAGGATTATTACCAAAAGGTATACGCAGCAAGGCTCGTGCAGGCGGGCTAG
- a CDS encoding BON domain-containing protein, translating into MGWLSRLFPGSKKPANASVAPAPAQAGIPPEKVGLDGAFDESGLAKRVALAFDEDPQLDDLERLWVAQLGSKVVLKGEVPNQDYLSRAVSIARGVNGATDVDTSQVKVG; encoded by the coding sequence ATGGGTTGGCTAAGTAGACTATTCCCCGGCAGCAAAAAGCCTGCAAACGCTTCTGTTGCTCCTGCACCGGCTCAGGCGGGCATTCCCCCTGAAAAGGTTGGTCTGGATGGCGCGTTTGATGAGAGCGGTCTGGCAAAGCGTGTGGCGCTGGCCTTCGACGAAGATCCTCAACTGGACGATCTGGAGCGCCTGTGGGTAGCGCAGTTGGGCAGCAAGGTGGTGCTGAAGGGTGAAGTGCCCAACCAGGATTACTTGAGCCGTGCGGTGTCCATCGCTCGCGGCGTGAATGGAGCAACGGACGTGGACACCAGCCAGGTCAAAGTTGGCTAG
- the rsgA gene encoding ribosome small subunit-dependent GTPase A has product MTLPALGWSDRFVPHFSPYRAAGYVPARVVQEHRGRYQVYCETGEYSGEVSGKFRHLATSPRSFPAVGDWVALAFASPDGIASSSDRHAIIHAVLPRQSEFVRKAAGSKTEEQVIAANVDTVFLMTGLDHDFNLRRVERYLMLAWDSGARPVIVLNKADLCPNLGDRLAELEEVAFGVPIVAISALHGEGIDALVSYLQPGYTVALLGSSGVGKSTLTNSLLAHAAQATQAVRADDSRGRHTTTGRSLCLLSSGALLLDTPGMRELQPWATEDSLSQTFEDVEALATQCRFRDCRHEQEPGCAVQGAIASGTLDPKRLASYQKLQGELAYLERRQDQQAQLAEKQRWKQIHKQLRNHPKLRQ; this is encoded by the coding sequence TTGACACTTCCAGCCTTGGGCTGGAGCGATCGCTTTGTGCCCCACTTTTCGCCGTATCGAGCAGCGGGTTATGTGCCTGCTCGCGTGGTTCAAGAGCATCGCGGCCGCTATCAAGTTTATTGCGAAACAGGAGAATACTCGGGTGAAGTCTCCGGCAAATTTCGCCATCTGGCAACGAGTCCGCGCAGCTTTCCGGCAGTAGGCGATTGGGTGGCGCTGGCGTTCGCCTCGCCAGACGGCATCGCTTCCTCATCAGACCGTCACGCGATCATCCACGCCGTGCTGCCTCGCCAGAGCGAGTTTGTGCGGAAGGCTGCTGGCAGCAAAACTGAGGAACAGGTGATCGCGGCGAACGTAGACACCGTGTTTCTCATGACTGGGCTAGACCACGACTTTAACCTGCGGCGGGTGGAGCGCTACCTGATGTTGGCGTGGGATAGCGGCGCACGGCCTGTGATTGTGCTAAATAAAGCAGATCTGTGTCCCAACCTGGGCGATCGCCTTGCTGAGCTAGAAGAGGTGGCGTTTGGTGTGCCGATCGTGGCCATCAGCGCTCTGCATGGCGAGGGCATCGATGCGCTCGTTTCTTACTTGCAACCGGGATACACCGTGGCGCTGCTTGGCTCCTCTGGCGTGGGCAAATCTACACTGACCAATAGTTTGCTAGCCCACGCTGCCCAGGCCACGCAAGCCGTGCGCGCCGACGACAGCCGGGGACGACACACCACCACCGGGCGATCGCTCTGTCTGTTGTCCTCTGGCGCGCTCTTGCTGGATACGCCAGGAATGCGTGAATTGCAGCCCTGGGCCACCGAAGACAGCCTCAGCCAAACCTTTGAGGATGTTGAAGCGCTGGCGACTCAGTGCCGCTTTCGCGACTGTCGGCATGAGCAGGAACCGGGCTGTGCAGTGCAAGGGGCGATCGCCAGCGGAACGCTTGACCCCAAACGGCTTGCCAGCTACCAAAAGCTACAAGGCGAGCTAGCTTATCTGGAACGGCGACAAGATCAGCAAGCCCAACTCGCCGAAAAACAACGCTGGAAGCAAATTCACAAACAACTGCGAAACCATCCCAAGCTGAGACAATAG
- the glmS gene encoding glutamine--fructose-6-phosphate transaminase (isomerizing), whose translation MCGIVGYIGTQTASGILLEGLRKLEYRGYDSAGIATVWEGKLHRVRAKGKLFNLQSKLEGEELPGFVGIGHTRWATHGKPEEHNAHPHFDMTGQVAVVQNGIIENYRELREELRQRGYEFVTETDTEVIPNLVAECLQTMRQNGEVDSLYSPLTEAVRRVVQQLEGAFAIVVLAADYADEIVVARQQAPLVLGFGQGEFFCASDVPAILPYTHAVVPLENGEMATLSPLGVEVYTFAGDRLKKHPHRLTSTSLTTEKQGFKHFMLKEIYEQPSVVRTCLESYVNSEWTAASSTNPINLGLPDDLYTDLEQIHIVACGTSWHASLVGKHLLEQLAQVPSQVHYASEFRYALPPLTPNTLLIGVTQSGETADTLSAIHSEKDRRASLSAAYQPRLLGITNRLQSTLTRLVDSVIDTHAGIEIGVAATKTFIAQLMAFYCLSLDLAYRRQTVSPTRLEELLKQLWQLPTQLEALLETQEKRIEELAHEFVETQDFIFLGRGINFPIALEGALKLKEISYIHAEGYPAGEMKHGPIALLDEKVPVVAIAMPGSVYEKVLSNAQEAKARDARLIGVMPPSDPHAAEVFNDLLPVPEVDELLSPLLTVIPLQFLAYHIAARRGLDVDQPRNLAKSVTVE comes from the coding sequence ATGTGCGGAATTGTGGGCTATATCGGGACGCAGACAGCCAGCGGCATTCTTCTGGAAGGACTCCGCAAGCTGGAATATCGGGGTTATGACTCGGCAGGCATCGCCACCGTGTGGGAAGGGAAGCTGCATCGCGTGCGGGCAAAAGGGAAACTGTTTAACCTCCAGTCCAAGTTGGAGGGCGAAGAATTGCCAGGATTCGTCGGCATTGGGCACACCCGCTGGGCCACCCACGGCAAGCCCGAAGAACACAACGCCCATCCCCATTTCGACATGACGGGGCAGGTGGCGGTGGTGCAAAACGGCATCATTGAGAACTACCGCGAACTGCGCGAAGAGCTGCGGCAGCGTGGCTATGAGTTTGTCACCGAAACCGATACCGAAGTCATTCCCAACCTTGTTGCCGAGTGCCTGCAAACCATGCGGCAGAATGGCGAGGTAGACAGCCTCTATTCTCCGCTGACGGAGGCCGTGCGGCGCGTGGTGCAGCAGCTAGAGGGAGCGTTTGCCATTGTGGTGCTGGCGGCAGATTATGCCGATGAGATTGTGGTGGCACGGCAGCAGGCTCCGCTGGTGCTGGGGTTTGGGCAGGGCGAGTTTTTCTGCGCGTCGGATGTGCCTGCGATTTTGCCCTATACCCATGCCGTCGTGCCGCTGGAAAATGGCGAAATGGCAACCCTGTCGCCGCTGGGGGTGGAGGTGTATACCTTCGCGGGCGATCGCCTCAAAAAGCACCCCCATCGCCTGACCAGCACCTCCCTCACCACCGAAAAGCAGGGCTTCAAACACTTCATGCTCAAGGAAATCTATGAGCAGCCCAGCGTCGTGCGGACCTGTTTGGAATCCTATGTCAACAGCGAATGGACAGCCGCCAGCAGCACGAATCCGATTAACCTCGGCTTGCCGGACGATCTCTATACTGACCTAGAGCAGATTCACATCGTCGCCTGCGGCACCAGTTGGCACGCCAGCCTCGTCGGCAAGCACCTGCTCGAGCAACTGGCGCAGGTTCCTAGCCAGGTTCACTACGCCTCAGAATTTCGCTATGCCTTGCCGCCGCTGACTCCCAATACGCTGCTGATCGGCGTGACGCAATCTGGCGAAACGGCCGATACACTCTCTGCCATCCACAGCGAAAAAGACCGTCGCGCCAGCCTGTCGGCCGCCTACCAGCCGCGCCTGCTGGGCATTACCAACCGCCTGCAAAGCACCCTCACGCGCCTGGTCGATAGCGTCATCGATACCCACGCCGGAATTGAGATTGGGGTCGCCGCCACGAAAACCTTCATCGCCCAACTGATGGCGTTCTATTGTTTGTCGCTGGATCTGGCCTATCGCCGCCAGACGGTTTCCCCGACGCGACTAGAGGAACTGCTGAAACAACTCTGGCAACTGCCTACCCAGCTAGAGGCGCTGCTGGAAACCCAGGAAAAGCGGATCGAGGAACTGGCCCATGAGTTTGTGGAAACTCAAGATTTCATTTTTTTGGGGCGCGGTATTAATTTCCCGATCGCCCTAGAGGGAGCGTTGAAGCTGAAGGAGATCAGCTACATCCATGCAGAGGGCTATCCGGCTGGGGAGATGAAGCACGGCCCGATCGCCCTGCTGGATGAAAAAGTGCCCGTGGTGGCGATCGCCATGCCTGGAAGCGTTTACGAAAAAGTGCTGTCTAACGCGCAGGAAGCCAAGGCCCGCGATGCCCGACTGATCGGCGTGATGCCGCCCAGCGATCCGCACGCCGCCGAAGTGTTTAACGACCTGCTGCCTGTACCAGAAGTGGATGAACTGCTGTCGCCGCTGCTGACGGTGATTCCACTGCAATTTCTCGCCTATCACATTGCCGCCCGCCGGGGGCTGGACGTAGACCAACCGCGCAACTTGGCCAAGTCGGTGACCGTGGAATAG
- a CDS encoding NF041680 family putative transposase, protein MIFNELQQFRQTLYASLGNARDALFDLMDAVLVSACIVSFVRLSQSPVFRRQWSSTYEALRDSRLPRSKVLKLLVQQIPTQQQPLLAGDASRWNRPAARRLKDRTLSGRTGHAPIAGQNYSTLAWIAEDRGSWALPLRHERITSFETPASKAAFQLKQVTRQLAVRPLAIYDRGYGNASFVNQTAGIEADLLLRVTSNRCVYGAPPAYRGRGAPAKHGHKMKLNDPDTWSVPVETVEVDDPNWGRVRVSRWSAYHFRKSPKRAMEVLRVEVLETQSSTRRLAPLWLVWLGEQMPPLETLWLHYLRRFAIEHWYRFAKQRLYWTHPQFSSVSATEQWSSLMPLLSWQLWLARKDCTDHPLPWQAPQETLTPGRVAQAFAGILAAIGTPAPAPKPRGKSPGRGKGHKPTPRPCYPMVKKRASKRKTSEQSLNSPVATAA, encoded by the coding sequence ATGATTTTCAACGAACTTCAGCAATTTCGCCAAACGTTGTATGCCAGCTTGGGAAACGCCAGAGATGCCCTGTTTGATCTGATGGATGCCGTGTTAGTGAGTGCGTGCATCGTGTCGTTTGTGAGGCTATCGCAGAGTCCTGTCTTTCGTCGCCAGTGGTCGAGCACCTATGAAGCGTTGCGCGATAGCCGCCTACCCCGATCAAAGGTGCTGAAGCTGTTGGTGCAGCAGATACCGACTCAGCAGCAACCGTTGTTGGCAGGTGATGCGAGTCGGTGGAACCGTCCTGCTGCCAGGCGTTTGAAAGACCGCACCTTATCAGGCAGAACAGGACATGCCCCGATAGCCGGACAAAACTACAGTACCTTAGCCTGGATTGCTGAAGACAGGGGCAGTTGGGCATTACCATTGCGGCATGAGCGCATCACCAGCTTTGAAACACCCGCCAGTAAAGCGGCATTCCAACTCAAACAAGTGACTCGGCAGTTAGCGGTGCGTCCGTTGGCGATCTACGACCGAGGGTACGGCAATGCCAGTTTTGTCAACCAAACGGCAGGGATTGAGGCAGACTTGCTGCTGCGGGTTACATCCAATCGATGTGTCTATGGCGCGCCCCCAGCGTATCGAGGGCGAGGCGCACCTGCCAAGCATGGACATAAGATGAAACTCAATGACCCTGACACTTGGAGTGTCCCGGTCGAAACCGTTGAAGTCGATGATCCCAACTGGGGACGAGTGCGGGTCAGTCGTTGGAGTGCATACCATTTCCGCAAATCCCCCAAACGGGCAATGGAAGTGTTGCGCGTGGAGGTGCTGGAGACACAGAGCAGCACGCGACGCTTGGCTCCTTTGTGGTTAGTTTGGCTGGGTGAGCAGATGCCTCCGTTAGAAACCCTGTGGTTGCACTACCTCCGTCGCTTTGCCATTGAACACTGGTATCGCTTTGCCAAGCAGAGGCTATATTGGACACATCCCCAGTTCAGTTCTGTATCGGCAACCGAACAGTGGAGCAGCCTGATGCCGTTGCTCAGTTGGCAGTTGTGGTTAGCGCGAAAGGACTGTACTGACCACCCCTTGCCCTGGCAGGCACCGCAAGAAACGTTGACTCCGGGTCGGGTCGCACAAGCGTTTGCAGGCATTTTGGCAGCGATTGGCACCCCTGCTCCTGCGCCTAAACCTCGTGGTAAATCGCCAGGACGAGGCAAGGGGCACAAGCCAACTCCTCGTCCCTGCTATCCGATGGTCAAAAAACGAGCCTCGAAACGCAAGACATCCGAACAATCCCTGAACAGTCCGGTTGCAACAGCAGCTTAA